CAACAACGTCGCCATCGCGGGCCAGGGGCTAGTGATGGACCCCTCGAAGCCGCACCATCAGGGTGCGGGCAGCAGCCGGGACTCGAGAACGCCCGAACCCAGCCGCCAGAATCCCAGCAGCGAGTCTAGTCTGGGCTCCGATGCTCGAGTTGCGGGGCCCGCTTCGGCTCCGGGCGCAAGGCGTCTCGATTTTCCGGGGCAGTCGGGTGGACACCGAAATCCCACACGCCGAGGTTGATCTCGCGGTCCGAGAGCACCTCCATCAGAGCATACTCCCCGATCAGCAGCGACTCACGAGGCACGATCTTCCTCCAGTGCCCACCGGGCAGCAGCTCGGTATTGGTCTCGACGACATCTTCCTGCCGCCCGTTTCCGCCTAACAAGCCGGTGTCGAAGCTCGCCACCACCCGCGCACCCTGCCGCACATCCGTCCGCACAATCACGTAGCGGCTATCCTCGGGCGGCGCGTCGCCCTTGCCCGGCTGCGTATTCGAGCCGTGCGTATCGACTGTCAGGGCGTGGCCGCCGTACGCGGGATCACCCACGCGCAGATAGAGCGTCGGCCGGTCCACATGCAGTTGCACCTGCGACCGCTCGCCTTTGATGACGACGATCTGGTGCTTGCTCGCCATCGGGTTCAAGATGCCGCGCAGGATGTTATGCCCGGTCTGCCGGTTCAGCTCGCCATCGGACTGCGTCAGCGGCACCAACTCCGGCGTGCCCCTCCAGGTGTCGAGCGCCAGCAGATCCTCCCGCTCGGGCAGGCGCAGATCATGCGCGACCTCGGGCGTTCGCGAGGCGCGCTCGGCCTCCTCCTGCGCCAGTTCGGGGTCGATTCGTGGGCCTTGCGCGGCTGCTCCATTAGCGGCAGGAAAGTGCTGCTGCTCCCAGCGTTTGGTCGCCTCAAAGTCAATCAGCCCGACCGGAATCTCCTCGGTCTGGCCGTCCCGCTCGGCGCTTACAAACCGCACCACCGAACCTGCGACGGTATAACTCAGCACGATCTGGTAGCTGCCGTCCTTCAGGTAGAGCCGCGTGCGATGCTGCGCGGGCGTCTGTGCCCCTAACAGCAAGGACGACACCGCAACCACAGCCGCCAGAACCCCAATCCGGAAAAAATCCCTGCCAACCCGCACGCCAACCCTCACAAAACCATGTACATAAGACGATACTGGACCGAACCCGATTCACCAGCCTCACGATAGGATAGAACCACCGTGCCCCCCACAGCCTCATCATCGCCTTCGGCGAGCGCCCCCGAGCGCCCAAATCCGAGCCAGAACGCCTCCCGCATCCTGATCGCCTTCGGCTGCGTGTACTTCTTCTGGGGATCGACCTTCGTCGCCATCCGCTTCGGCGTGGCCGTACTGCCCGCGTTGGTGCTCTCGAGCGCGCGCTACCTCATCGCCGGGCCGCTGATGCTGGCACTCTGCGCCCTCGGCGGCCTGCGCCTGCGCCAGAGCTGGCGCAACCTCGGCATTCTCGCGCTCATCGGCGTGCTGATGCTGGGCCTGGGCAACACCGGGCTGGTCTGGTCGGAACAGTTCCTCTCAAGCGGCTTCGCCTCCCTGCTCATCGCCAGCATCCCCCTCTTCGTCGCGATACTTGAAACCGTGCTGCCCAACGGCGAGCGCCTGCGCACACGCGGCTGGCTGGGCATCGCCGTCGGCTTCACAGGACTGCTCATCCTGGTCATTCCAGGCTTGAGGGAGAGCCGCCACGGCCACTCCGGCCAGCTCATCGGCGCGACCGTCGCCATCGCCTCGGCCTTTGTCTGGTCCTGCGCCTCGGTGCTCGCTCGCCGATCTCGCCTGCCGGTCAGCCCCTTCGTCGCAGCGGGCTGGGAGATGACCTTCGGCGGCCTCTTCAACGTCCTGCTCACGCTGGCCTTCGGGGGCCGCAGCGGCGGCTTCGGCGCGGCGCACTTCAGTATGCAGGCGGCCCTATCGGTTGCGTATCTGGTGGTCTTCGGTTCGCTCGTCGGCTACAGCTCGTACGTCTACCTGCTCGACAACGTGCCGGTCGCAAAGGTCTCGACCTACGCGTACATCAACCCCATCGTCGCAGTGATCCTCGGAGCCATCTTCCTGCGTGAGCGCATGGTGGCCATCGAGTACGCCGGAATGACCGCCATCCTGATCGCGGTCTACCTCGTCACCAGCAGCAAGCTCCAGTCCGGCGCGCCCGCTGCCATCGAAGAGTGCGTCGCCGCCGAGCCGCCAGCTTAACCGGCCTTCGGAAGTTCCTTGTTGTAGACATAGACCCAGCAGAGACGGCGACGGCCATCAGCCAGGGTCACCATCCGCTTGGAGCGGACGAAGAGGCTGTTGGTAGGATCGGAGGGGCTGAACTCCTCGTAATCATCGAGGCTGGCCAACGTCTCCGGGTCGTCGGGCAGTGCAAAGACCGAACCCGACACCTTCTGCCCTCTGCCGCCGTTGACGACGACGGCGGGAAACTCGCCCAGATCGTAAAGCTTGCCCCGGATCGTCCCCTGCCCCACGGGCCGCAGCTTGCCGACCGCGGCGGCGATCTCTTCAGGCGCTCGCTCGGGATGCAGAGTTCCGTAAACAAAGAGTTCGGCTGGCATGGTCACTCCCCCGTCGCCTCTATCTTACCAAGGAGCGCATCGAGGTGCTCAAACCCGTTGCGCGGCCGGTTGCGGATGTACTTACGAACCGCCTCCAGATGGATCAGCAGCCGAAAATAGTAGCCCAGCAGAGCTTCCACGTCGTCGAAGAGGAGATTCTTGCACTGGCACAGGTAAGCCACCAGCTCAAAGTAATTCAGGAACTCGATAAACTCTTCCGGCTCATCGAGAATCAGCCGCGCCTGCTCCCGCTTTGCCTCGTCCGTCTCGGAGTCGAGAATCTCCCGGATCTTCCTGTACT
This is a stretch of genomic DNA from Granulicella sp. WH15. It encodes these proteins:
- a CDS encoding EamA family transporter: MPPTASSSPSASAPERPNPSQNASRILIAFGCVYFFWGSTFVAIRFGVAVLPALVLSSARYLIAGPLMLALCALGGLRLRQSWRNLGILALIGVLMLGLGNTGLVWSEQFLSSGFASLLIASIPLFVAILETVLPNGERLRTRGWLGIAVGFTGLLILVIPGLRESRHGHSGQLIGATVAIASAFVWSCASVLARRSRLPVSPFVAAGWEMTFGGLFNVLLTLAFGGRSGGFGAAHFSMQAALSVAYLVVFGSLVGYSSYVYLLDNVPVAKVSTYAYINPIVAVILGAIFLRERMVAIEYAGMTAILIAVYLVTSSKLQSGAPAAIEECVAAEPPA
- a CDS encoding gamma-glutamylcyclotransferase family protein — protein: MPAELFVYGTLHPERAPEEIAAAVGKLRPVGQGTIRGKLYDLGEFPAVVVNGGRGQKVSGSVFALPDDPETLASLDDYEEFSPSDPTNSLFVRSKRMVTLADGRRRLCWVYVYNKELPKAG